From a region of the Thermus caldilimi genome:
- a CDS encoding alanine dehydrogenase translates to MEFGLPKEQGAVKTQPPFGEVREGRVALTPQGVRELVDRGHRVYVERGAGERAGFPDGAYEEAGARLVSREEAFGRGEVVLKVGRPTLEEIALLRPGATVMAFMHLAVAESSLVEAMAEKGLTAIGYELIGAGGRRPVLKAMSEIAGRLAPQIAGRLLEAPFGPGVLLSGLPGIPPADVVILGAGVLGRAAARAFWGMGASVYLLDKELSALEEASREAKGAVTALITQSRLERYAAFADVLVGAVAVPGERAPLLLSRALLSRMRPGAVLLDFAIDQGGIAETSRVGVYQEMGITHFCLPNVPALVPRTSSHALTATLLPFLLQVEDDPLKVPELRQGAYLLLGQKGGQLE, encoded by the coding sequence ATGGAGTTTGGCCTACCCAAGGAGCAAGGTGCGGTCAAGACCCAACCCCCCTTCGGGGAGGTGCGGGAGGGCCGGGTGGCCCTCACCCCCCAGGGGGTGCGGGAGCTGGTGGATAGAGGCCACCGGGTCTATGTGGAGCGGGGGGCGGGGGAGCGGGCGGGCTTCCCCGATGGGGCCTACGAGGAGGCCGGGGCCCGGCTGGTGAGCCGGGAGGAAGCCTTTGGCCGCGGGGAGGTGGTCTTGAAGGTGGGAAGGCCCACCCTCGAGGAGATCGCCCTGCTCCGGCCCGGAGCCACGGTCATGGCCTTCATGCACCTGGCGGTGGCGGAATCCTCCCTGGTGGAGGCCATGGCGGAAAAGGGTTTAACCGCCATCGGCTACGAGCTCATCGGAGCCGGGGGGAGGCGTCCCGTGCTCAAGGCCATGAGCGAGATCGCAGGCCGCCTGGCCCCCCAGATTGCCGGGAGGCTTCTGGAGGCTCCCTTTGGCCCTGGGGTGCTGCTTTCCGGGCTGCCGGGGATTCCCCCTGCGGATGTGGTCATCCTGGGGGCGGGGGTTTTGGGAAGGGCGGCGGCCCGGGCCTTTTGGGGAATGGGGGCCTCGGTCTACCTCCTGGACAAGGAGCTTTCCGCCCTGGAGGAAGCTTCCAGGGAGGCCAAAGGGGCGGTTACCGCCCTCATCACCCAAAGCCGGCTGGAGCGGTACGCCGCCTTTGCCGACGTCCTGGTGGGGGCGGTGGCGGTGCCTGGGGAGAGGGCTCCCCTTCTCCTAAGCCGGGCCCTGCTCTCCCGCATGCGCCCGGGGGCCGTGCTCCTGGACTTCGCCATCGACCAGGGGGGGATTGCGGAAACCAGCCGGGTGGGGGTGTACCAGGAGATGGGCATCACCCATTTCTGCCTCCCCAACGTTCCCGCCTTGGTACCCCGCACCAGCAGCCACGCCCTCACCGCTACCCTCCTCCCCTTTCTCCTGCAGGTGGAAGACGACCCCCTAAAGGTGCCCGAACTCCGCCAGGGGGCCTACCTCCTCCTGGGCCAGAAAGGAGGCCAGTTGGAATGA
- a CDS encoding DUF456 domain-containing protein: protein MDAFADWLFVVLWGAGVLLTLVPFVPATLVILAAALLHEALVGFRELSLGLWLALGVLALLAMSLDNLATLLGARRYGAGRAGLWGAFLGGVLGLFLGVVGILVLPFVLAWLFEYLSGRKPEEALKAAWGTLVGLMGGVVAKAIVHVAMGILVIRAIF, encoded by the coding sequence GTGGATGCCTTCGCCGACTGGCTCTTCGTGGTCCTCTGGGGGGCGGGGGTGCTCCTCACCCTGGTGCCCTTCGTCCCCGCCACCCTTGTGATCCTGGCGGCCGCCCTCCTCCACGAGGCCCTGGTGGGTTTCCGGGAGCTTTCCCTGGGCCTGTGGCTGGCCCTGGGCGTCCTGGCCCTCTTGGCCATGAGCCTGGACAACCTCGCCACCCTCCTGGGGGCCAGGAGGTACGGGGCCGGACGGGCGGGGCTTTGGGGGGCGTTTTTGGGCGGGGTTTTGGGCCTCTTCCTGGGGGTGGTGGGGATTTTGGTGCTCCCCTTTGTCCTGGCCTGGCTCTTTGAGTACCTTTCGGGCCGGAAACCCGAGGAGGCCCTAAAGGCAGCCTGGGGCACCCTGGTGGGCCTCATGGGGGGCGTGGTGGCCAAGGCGATCGTCCACGTGGCCATGGGAATCCTGGTGATCCGGGCCATCTTTTAA
- a CDS encoding glutaredoxin family protein, with protein MLFPMDLVFVTREGCGLCEKAERALWTLGIPYVRRDVDQDPELFRLYTFRVPVLLLGEAVLLEGAFGEKELLALVERWQESKGGEA; from the coding sequence ATGCTTTTCCCCATGGACCTGGTCTTCGTCACCCGCGAGGGGTGCGGCCTTTGCGAAAAGGCGGAAAGGGCCCTCTGGACCCTGGGAATACCCTATGTGCGCCGGGATGTGGACCAAGACCCCGAGCTTTTCCGCCTCTACACCTTCCGGGTACCCGTGCTCCTCCTGGGGGAAGCGGTGCTTTTGGAAGGGGCCTTTGGGGAAAAAGAGCTGCTGGCCCTTGTGGAGCGCTGGCAGGAGTCCAAGGGAGGTGAGGCATGA
- the lgt gene encoding prolipoprotein diacylglyceryl transferase: MIQIGPLRIQWYGFLLTLAIFIGFELAKRRLRAWGLDAEKFETVAFWAVIWGVVGARLGYVLTSPSYFLQNPIEILYIWHGGLSFHGAILGGALVFLYFHKRKGYPLWPYLDAATPGVALGIIAGRIGNLMNGSDTVGRLTSLPIGFTWPEWAKGFPGICPGIEDISQVYRCAELLRGPVHLTQIYGALVGLILLPLSYRWLRQKPFYGYAFWNFILWYSVLRSVLEEPFRLNPLWLPVYRNDELGIGLFTATQVVSLPLILLSWYMLRRLGRGR, from the coding sequence ATGATCCAGATCGGCCCTTTGCGCATCCAGTGGTATGGCTTCCTCCTGACCCTGGCCATCTTCATCGGCTTTGAGCTGGCCAAGCGCAGGCTTAGGGCCTGGGGGTTGGATGCGGAGAAGTTCGAGACCGTAGCCTTTTGGGCCGTCATCTGGGGGGTGGTGGGGGCCAGGCTGGGCTACGTGCTCACCTCCCCCAGCTACTTCCTGCAAAACCCCATAGAGATCCTCTACATCTGGCACGGGGGCCTCTCCTTCCACGGGGCCATTCTGGGCGGGGCCCTGGTCTTCCTCTACTTCCATAAGCGAAAGGGCTATCCCCTCTGGCCCTACCTGGACGCCGCCACCCCCGGGGTGGCCTTGGGCATCATCGCCGGCAGGATCGGGAACCTGATGAATGGCTCGGATACCGTGGGGCGCCTCACCTCCTTGCCCATCGGCTTCACCTGGCCGGAGTGGGCCAAGGGCTTCCCGGGAATCTGCCCCGGTATAGAGGACATCTCCCAGGTGTACCGGTGCGCGGAGCTTCTCCGGGGCCCCGTGCACCTCACCCAGATCTATGGGGCCTTGGTGGGCCTCATCCTCCTGCCCCTCTCCTACCGCTGGCTTCGCCAAAAGCCCTTTTACGGGTATGCCTTCTGGAACTTCATCCTCTGGTACAGCGTGCTCCGCTCGGTCCTCGAGGAGCCCTTCCGGCTGAACCCCCTGTGGCTCCCTGTATACCGCAATGACGAGCTGGGCATCGGGCTCTTCACCGCCACGCAGGTGGTGAGCCTGCCCCTCATCCTCCTTTCCTGGTACATGCTGCGGCGTCTAGGCCGGGGCCGGTAA
- a CDS encoding MalY/PatB family protein: MVLPPRKDSLKWGTYPEDVLPLWVADMDFPVAEPIQRAIRERAEGFLGYPPREGDQELKALILEKTGLEGEVAFMPGVVVGLYGAVAAFTAPGQGVLTQVPVYPPFLAAIRQQRRTVLANPLRETEEGYRLDLEGLERLAYASRLLLFCHPQNPTGRVYGEEELSALAAIARKHDLIVVSDELHAPLTYEKPHVPLARFLPERTLTLLGPGKAYNLAGLPIGAVVGPKPLVEAFKRHLPHTFPNVLAMAAWKAALLEAGPWLGETLARLKANRDRVAAWAKEVGLGHFPPEGTYLAWLKTPIPQAAAFFLKEARVALNPGESFGEGYDRYVRLNFATYPEVLEEALKRLTEALKKG; this comes from the coding sequence ATGGTGCTTCCTCCTCGCAAGGACTCGTTGAAGTGGGGCACCTACCCTGAGGACGTCCTGCCCCTTTGGGTGGCGGACATGGACTTCCCCGTGGCCGAGCCCATCCAGAGGGCCATACGGGAAAGGGCTGAGGGCTTTTTGGGCTACCCGCCCCGGGAGGGGGACCAGGAGCTCAAGGCCCTCATCCTGGAAAAAACGGGCTTAGAAGGCGAGGTGGCCTTCATGCCCGGGGTGGTGGTGGGGCTCTACGGGGCAGTGGCCGCCTTCACCGCCCCCGGTCAGGGGGTTCTGACCCAGGTCCCCGTATACCCTCCGTTTCTGGCTGCCATCCGCCAGCAAAGGCGCACGGTTCTGGCCAACCCCTTACGGGAAACAGAGGAGGGGTACAGGCTGGACCTCGAGGGCCTGGAGCGCCTGGCCTACGCCAGCAGGCTCCTCCTCTTCTGCCACCCGCAAAACCCCACGGGAAGGGTCTATGGGGAGGAGGAGCTTTCCGCCTTGGCCGCCATCGCCCGCAAGCACGACCTCATCGTGGTTTCCGATGAACTCCACGCCCCTTTGACCTACGAGAAACCCCACGTGCCCTTGGCCCGCTTCCTCCCCGAGCGCACCCTCACCCTCCTGGGCCCGGGAAAGGCTTACAACCTGGCTGGACTACCCATAGGGGCGGTGGTGGGGCCTAAGCCCCTGGTGGAGGCCTTTAAGCGCCACCTGCCCCACACCTTCCCCAACGTGTTGGCCATGGCCGCCTGGAAGGCCGCCCTTCTGGAGGCTGGACCCTGGCTTGGGGAAACCCTAGCCCGGCTTAAGGCCAACCGCGACCGGGTGGCGGCCTGGGCCAAGGAGGTTGGCCTTGGCCACTTTCCCCCGGAGGGCACCTACCTGGCCTGGCTCAAAACCCCCATTCCCCAGGCGGCCGCCTTCTTCCTCAAGGAGGCCCGGGTGGCCCTGAACCCGGGGGAAAGCTTCGGGGAAGGCTACGACCGGTACGTGCGCCTCAACTTCGCCACCTACCCCGAGGTGCTGGAGGAAGCCCTGAAGCGCCTTACCGAGGCTCTAAAGAAAGGGTAA
- a CDS encoding Hsp20/alpha crystallin family protein, translated as MALVRRDVRPAEITPFRTWGPLSLLEEANRLFEEVLGDFARPVATYVAPADLYETDEALVLEMAVPGLSPEDLEVSLEGSKLTIRGQVKPAEEAKVRRYYLQEIPHGSFVRTFTLPVEVDASQAKAEFRHGILHLTLPKVAEARAKRIPIEVVQ; from the coding sequence ATGGCCTTGGTTCGTAGGGATGTGCGCCCTGCGGAGATCACCCCCTTCCGTACCTGGGGTCCTCTCTCCCTCCTGGAGGAGGCCAACCGGCTCTTTGAGGAGGTTTTGGGTGATTTTGCCCGGCCCGTGGCCACCTACGTGGCTCCTGCCGACCTCTACGAGACCGACGAGGCCTTGGTCCTGGAGATGGCGGTGCCGGGCCTTTCCCCTGAGGACCTGGAGGTGAGCCTGGAGGGCAGCAAGCTCACCATCAGAGGCCAGGTGAAGCCTGCGGAGGAGGCCAAGGTGCGCCGCTACTACCTGCAGGAGATCCCTCACGGCTCCTTCGTGCGCACCTTCACCCTCCCTGTGGAGGTGGATGCCTCCCAGGCTAAGGCGGAGTTCCGCCACGGGATCCTGCATCTCACCCTGCCCAAGGTGGCCGAGGCCCGGGCCAAGCGGATCCCCATCGAGGTGGTCCAGTAA
- a CDS encoding sulfurtransferase, with translation MEIPPEAVLVDTRFRAAYEAGHLPGARHLDLSAPKLRLREEAELKALEAGLTDLFQELGLRSPVVLYDEGLTSRLCRTAFFLGLGGLEVELWTEGWEPYATEREGPKVERSDTQARLRRDWLLTADEAARHPLLLDVRSPEEYQGKVHPPCCPKGGRIPGSRNAPLELFLEPDKVLKRLGLEPGQEVGVYCHSGARSAVAFFVLRSLGVRARNYLGSMHEWLGEGLPTEP, from the coding sequence ATGGAGATCCCTCCCGAGGCCGTCTTGGTGGACACCCGGTTCCGGGCCGCCTACGAGGCAGGCCACCTGCCAGGCGCCCGCCACCTGGACCTTTCCGCCCCCAAGCTTCGCCTGCGGGAAGAGGCTGAGCTCAAGGCCCTCGAGGCCGGCCTCACCGATCTCTTCCAGGAGCTTGGGTTAAGAAGCCCGGTGGTCCTCTACGATGAGGGGCTCACCAGCCGCCTTTGCCGCACCGCCTTTTTCCTAGGTCTTGGGGGGCTAGAGGTGGAGCTCTGGACCGAGGGCTGGGAACCCTATGCCACCGAGCGGGAGGGGCCTAAGGTGGAGCGCTCGGACACCCAAGCCCGCCTCCGGCGGGACTGGCTCCTCACCGCGGACGAGGCGGCGAGGCACCCCCTTCTTTTGGATGTGCGAAGCCCCGAGGAATACCAGGGCAAGGTCCACCCCCCCTGCTGCCCCAAAGGGGGGCGGATCCCGGGGAGCCGGAATGCCCCCCTGGAGCTCTTCCTGGAGCCGGATAAGGTGCTAAAGCGGCTGGGCCTGGAGCCGGGACAGGAGGTGGGGGTCTACTGCCACTCCGGGGCCCGGAGCGCCGTGGCCTTCTTCGTGCTGAGAAGCCTCGGGGTGCGGGCCAGGAACTACCTGGGCTCCATGCACGAGTGGCTGGGGGAGGGCCTTCCCACCGAGCCATGA
- a CDS encoding MBL fold metallo-hydrolase: protein MRVYRLSVGPLQENTYLVEGKEGAVLIDPGDEAERILALLEATGVTPEAILLTHAHFDHVGAVAPLAKALSLPVFLHPLDLPLYRHAAEVARMWGLAIPDPPLPVEPLEEGQVLYGFTVWHLPGHSPGHVAFLHPGEAGKPLQVLSGDLLFKGSIGRYDLPGASREDLFRSLKRLLTLPPNTEVHPGHGPRTTLTLEAQTNPFLLGLQWEA from the coding sequence ATGAGGGTCTACCGCCTGAGCGTGGGTCCCCTCCAGGAAAACACCTACCTGGTGGAGGGGAAGGAAGGGGCGGTGCTCATAGACCCCGGGGACGAGGCGGAGAGGATCCTGGCCCTTTTGGAGGCCACCGGGGTCACGCCGGAGGCCATCCTCCTCACCCACGCCCACTTCGACCACGTGGGGGCGGTGGCCCCCTTGGCGAAGGCCCTGTCCTTGCCGGTCTTCCTCCACCCCCTGGACCTTCCCCTTTACCGGCATGCGGCGGAGGTGGCCCGCATGTGGGGCCTTGCCATCCCCGACCCTCCCCTCCCGGTGGAGCCTCTGGAAGAGGGGCAGGTCCTTTACGGCTTCACCGTCTGGCACCTTCCCGGCCATAGCCCCGGCCATGTGGCCTTCCTCCATCCCGGCGAGGCCGGGAAACCTCTGCAGGTCCTTTCCGGGGACCTCCTCTTCAAAGGGAGCATCGGCCGCTACGACCTGCCGGGGGCAAGCCGGGAGGACCTTTTCCGCTCCCTAAAGCGCCTCCTCACCCTGCCCCCAAACACGGAGGTCCACCCGGGGCATGGACCCCGCACCACCCTGACCCTCGAGGCCCAGACCAACCCCTTCCTCCTGGGTTTACAATGGGAGGCGTGA
- a CDS encoding zinc ribbon domain-containing protein → MGGVNGADAPHRGQLEALKALYELQEKDLEIDRLQKEAETLPEDLVSVKAQVEALEDRLADLLERQAELRKEYNRHSLDIEDLTAKEKQAEAEQRQAQSAREQTQYENRIQQIKDRIKELLELSTPIMEAMENLENEIQEVEAELAALRPHLEELLEANRVRVEALKAEIAVRLEERSLMAQAIPAPVLKEYEAIRRARKGMGIARMHRQGQVFRCEGCNVVLPTHVAQKVMQGQLVRCPSCGRLLWKGEG, encoded by the coding sequence ATGGGAGGCGTGAACGGGGCGGATGCTCCCCACCGGGGACAGCTTGAGGCGCTCAAGGCTCTTTATGAACTGCAGGAAAAGGACCTGGAGATAGATCGATTGCAAAAGGAGGCGGAAACCCTCCCCGAGGACCTGGTTTCCGTGAAGGCCCAGGTGGAGGCCCTGGAAGACCGGCTTGCCGACCTCCTGGAGCGCCAGGCAGAGCTCCGCAAGGAGTACAACCGCCACAGCCTGGACATCGAGGACCTCACCGCCAAGGAAAAGCAGGCGGAGGCTGAACAGCGCCAGGCGCAAAGCGCCCGTGAGCAGACCCAGTACGAGAACCGCATCCAGCAGATCAAGGACCGCATCAAAGAGCTCCTGGAGCTTTCCACCCCCATCATGGAGGCCATGGAGAACCTGGAAAACGAGATCCAGGAGGTGGAAGCCGAGCTCGCCGCCTTAAGGCCCCACCTGGAAGAACTCTTGGAGGCCAACCGGGTAAGGGTGGAGGCCCTAAAGGCAGAGATCGCCGTCAGGCTGGAGGAGCGCTCCCTCATGGCCCAGGCCATCCCTGCCCCGGTCTTGAAGGAGTACGAGGCCATACGCCGGGCCCGCAAGGGCATGGGCATCGCCCGCATGCACCGCCAGGGCCAGGTCTTCCGCTGCGAGGGGTGCAACGTGGTCCTGCCCACCCACGTGGCGCAAAAGGTGATGCAGGGGCAGCTGGTGCGCTGCCCCTCCTGCGGCCGGCTTCTCTGGAAGGGGGAAGGTTAG
- a CDS encoding OsmC family protein, with translation MPVRKANAVWEGGLRSGKGLMRLQSQAFEGPYSFPSRFEEGPGTNPEELIAAAHAGCFSMALAASLEREGFPPKRVSTEARVHLEMVEGKATITRIELITEAEVPGITPDKFQEIALAAKEGCPVSRALAGVREIALEARLA, from the coding sequence ATGCCGGTAAGAAAGGCCAATGCGGTATGGGAGGGAGGTTTGCGGAGCGGTAAGGGGTTGATGCGGCTGCAAAGCCAGGCCTTTGAGGGACCCTATTCCTTCCCCTCCCGCTTTGAGGAGGGGCCGGGGACCAACCCTGAGGAGCTCATCGCCGCCGCCCATGCGGGGTGCTTCTCCATGGCCCTGGCCGCCTCCCTGGAACGGGAGGGGTTTCCCCCTAAGCGGGTTTCCACCGAGGCCCGGGTGCACCTGGAGATGGTGGAGGGGAAGGCCACCATCACCCGCATTGAGCTCATCACCGAGGCGGAGGTGCCGGGGATAACCCCGGATAAGTTCCAGGAAATCGCCCTAGCGGCTAAGGAGGGCTGTCCCGTTTCCCGCGCCTTGGCGGGGGTTAGGGAGATCGCCCTCGAGGCCCGCTTGGCCTAA
- a CDS encoding metalloenzyme, producing the protein MLFLFVDGLGLGEALEDLFPFLLELCPKALDATLGVEGLPQSGTGQTTLLTGVNAARLLGHHQGPFPSPRLRPLLRQSLYAWAKEAGLRVLHSNAYRPEYLKRATGGRRLMLSAFAQAALLAGYPLLPLGHPQALPPAFWEDPHGVGARMAALARSFDLVVLEYWALDLAAHRHPDTLSDRFRELSLFLKGFLEEGGTLLLTSDHGNAEEPWHPKHTRNPVPLVYTGEASFWPQDLAGVFPWLQVIITSKLRKSDRNT; encoded by the coding sequence GTGCTTTTCCTCTTCGTGGACGGCCTGGGCCTGGGGGAGGCCTTGGAGGACCTCTTCCCCTTCCTTTTGGAGCTTTGCCCCAAGGCCCTGGACGCCACCTTGGGGGTGGAGGGCCTGCCCCAGTCGGGCACGGGCCAGACCACGCTCCTCACCGGGGTCAACGCCGCCAGGCTTCTAGGCCACCACCAGGGGCCTTTCCCGAGCCCCAGGCTCAGGCCCCTTCTCCGGCAAAGCCTTTACGCCTGGGCTAAGGAAGCCGGTCTCAGGGTCCTCCATTCCAACGCCTACCGCCCGGAATACCTGAAGCGGGCCACGGGGGGAAGGAGGCTTATGCTTTCCGCCTTTGCCCAGGCGGCCCTCCTGGCAGGCTACCCCCTTCTCCCCCTAGGCCATCCCCAGGCACTCCCCCCCGCCTTCTGGGAGGATCCCCACGGGGTAGGGGCCAGAATGGCGGCCTTGGCCCGAAGTTTCGACCTGGTGGTCCTGGAGTACTGGGCCCTGGACCTGGCCGCCCACCGCCATCCGGATACCCTTTCCGACCGCTTCCGTGAGCTTTCCCTGTTCCTGAAGGGCTTCCTGGAGGAAGGGGGCACCCTCCTCCTCACCTCCGACCACGGAAACGCCGAGGAGCCCTGGCACCCAAAGCACACCCGAAATCCCGTTCCCCTGGTCTACACCGGGGAAGCCTCCTTCTGGCCGCAGGATCTGGCAGGCGTGTTCCCTTGGTTACAAGTGATTATCACTTCTAAACTTAGGAAATCCGACCGGAATACTTGA
- a CDS encoding iron ABC transporter substrate-binding protein, which translates to MQMRRFLTLIGLAALGLASAQPQTLTLYSGRGQSLVDPLVKQFQAETGIRVQVRYGTDAQILAALLEEGSRSPADVFWANTAGALGQAASKGLLRPLGDTLLRQPQAFVPASKAWVPVTVRLRVLAYNPQKLKPEELPASILDLPRFAQEKGLVGRVGWTPTYSSFQDMVAGMIALYGEGRTREWLSAMKALNPKSYASNPAMLDAIRAGEIDLGSTNHYYVVRFRRAGYNLGLHYFKDGDPGNLALVTGAGILKTSKNLVAANRFLTYLLSPKGQQYFAGTVGEYPLVKGVVADAHLLPLEEALGKSPKLDFEKLPLDQALRLLRELGIL; encoded by the coding sequence ATGCAGATGAGAAGGTTCCTTACCCTGATCGGGCTTGCGGCTTTAGGACTGGCTTCCGCCCAGCCCCAGACCCTGACCCTCTACTCCGGGCGGGGGCAGAGTCTGGTGGACCCCTTGGTGAAGCAGTTCCAGGCGGAAACCGGCATCCGGGTCCAGGTGCGCTACGGCACGGATGCCCAGATCCTGGCCGCCCTGCTGGAGGAAGGAAGCCGCTCCCCGGCGGATGTCTTCTGGGCCAACACCGCGGGCGCCTTAGGCCAGGCGGCCAGCAAGGGGCTCTTGAGGCCTTTGGGGGATACCCTGCTTAGGCAACCCCAAGCCTTCGTGCCCGCCTCCAAGGCCTGGGTGCCGGTGACGGTGCGCCTCCGGGTGCTGGCCTATAACCCCCAGAAGCTTAAGCCGGAAGAGCTTCCCGCAAGCATCCTGGACCTCCCCCGCTTTGCCCAGGAAAAGGGCCTGGTGGGGCGGGTGGGCTGGACCCCCACCTACTCCAGCTTCCAGGACATGGTGGCGGGGATGATCGCCCTCTACGGGGAAGGCAGGACCCGGGAGTGGCTTAGCGCCATGAAGGCCTTAAACCCCAAGAGCTACGCCTCTAACCCGGCCATGCTGGACGCCATCCGCGCCGGGGAGATCGACCTTGGCTCCACCAACCACTACTACGTGGTGCGCTTCCGCCGGGCCGGGTACAACCTGGGCCTCCACTACTTCAAGGACGGGGATCCGGGCAACCTGGCCTTGGTCACGGGGGCGGGCATCCTCAAGACCTCCAAGAACCTGGTGGCTGCAAACCGCTTCCTCACCTACCTCCTCTCCCCCAAGGGGCAGCAGTACTTCGCCGGGACCGTGGGGGAATACCCCTTGGTGAAGGGGGTGGTGGCCGATGCCCACCTCCTGCCCCTCGAGGAGGCCCTGGGGAAAAGCCCCAAGCTGGACTTTGAAAAGCTTCCCCTGGACCAGGCCCTAAGGCTCCTAAGGGAACTGGGGATTCTCTAG
- a CDS encoding ABC transporter permease, translated as MTSARRLPQLPGLLPFLVPALLTGGGVALPLLYLLLRALEADPQTLRDILLRPKNLELVRNTLSLLLGVLAGTTLLALPLAFLTTRTDLKGKRLFSILLTLPLAIPGYVGAYVILSATGPGGILPLPRLEGYWGALLILSLITYPYLFLGLRAAFLGLDPSQEEAARTLGMGPWRAFLRAAFPQLLPALLSGYLVVGLHVLGDFGTVSLLRYETFSYAIYLQYSAAFDRVYAAWLALFLLLFTGGLLLLEGALLRHLSLARTGKGSGKRAKPVRLGRFTPWAYLLLLLPVLLALVLPLYALFHLASRFPQENLEGLWEALSHSAMAAIPASLLAVGMALPVAYLAVRYPSPASRFLERLAYLGYAIPPLAFALAWIFFSLKSLPFLYSTLPLLVLVLAFHFLAEGLGPVRGALYQVPRRLEEAARTLGDTPTRAFFRVTFPLLWRGAVAGGALAFIGAVKELPLTLLLAPMGYSTLSTRVFSYTQVAMFAEAAPFALAIALLSAAFVGVLLWSERRF; from the coding sequence ATGACCAGCGCAAGAAGGCTCCCCCAACTTCCCGGGCTCCTGCCCTTCCTGGTGCCCGCCCTCCTCACGGGGGGCGGGGTGGCCCTGCCCCTCCTCTACCTGCTCCTGCGAGCCCTGGAGGCCGACCCCCAAACCCTTCGGGATATCCTCCTCCGCCCCAAGAACCTGGAGCTGGTGAGGAACACCCTCTCCCTCCTCCTAGGGGTCCTTGCGGGCACCACCCTCCTCGCTCTTCCCCTGGCCTTCCTCACCACCCGCACGGACCTCAAGGGAAAGCGCCTCTTCTCCATCCTTCTCACCCTGCCCCTGGCCATCCCTGGGTACGTGGGGGCCTACGTGATCCTTTCGGCCACGGGGCCCGGGGGCATCCTCCCCCTGCCGCGCCTCGAGGGGTACTGGGGAGCCCTTCTGATTCTCTCCCTCATCACCTACCCCTACCTTTTCCTAGGACTCAGGGCAGCCTTTTTAGGGCTGGACCCCAGCCAAGAGGAGGCCGCAAGGACCCTCGGGATGGGCCCTTGGCGGGCCTTCCTGCGGGCGGCCTTCCCCCAGCTCCTCCCCGCCCTCCTTTCCGGGTACCTGGTGGTGGGCCTCCACGTCCTGGGGGACTTCGGCACCGTGAGCCTTCTTCGCTACGAAACCTTCTCCTATGCCATCTACCTCCAGTACAGCGCCGCCTTTGACCGGGTGTATGCCGCCTGGCTGGCCCTTTTCCTCCTCCTCTTCACCGGAGGGCTTCTCCTTCTGGAAGGAGCCCTCCTCCGCCACCTCAGCCTGGCCCGCACGGGCAAGGGAAGCGGGAAAAGGGCTAAGCCCGTGCGCCTGGGCAGGTTCACCCCCTGGGCTTACCTTCTGCTCCTCCTCCCCGTCCTCTTGGCCCTGGTTCTACCCCTCTATGCCCTCTTTCACCTGGCAAGCCGCTTTCCCCAGGAAAACCTGGAAGGCCTTTGGGAAGCCCTTTCCCACTCGGCCATGGCCGCCATCCCCGCTTCCCTCCTGGCCGTGGGCATGGCCCTCCCTGTGGCCTACCTGGCGGTGCGCTACCCCTCGCCTGCTTCCCGCTTCCTGGAAAGGCTGGCCTACCTGGGCTACGCCATCCCCCCTTTGGCCTTCGCCCTGGCCTGGATCTTTTTCAGTCTGAAAAGCCTTCCTTTCCTCTACAGCACCCTGCCCCTCCTCGTTCTGGTTTTGGCCTTCCACTTCCTGGCCGAGGGCCTGGGGCCGGTGCGGGGGGCGCTTTACCAGGTGCCCAGGCGCCTCGAGGAGGCAGCCCGGACCCTAGGGGACACCCCTACCCGGGCCTTCTTCCGCGTCACCTTTCCCCTCCTTTGGCGGGGGGCGGTGGCGGGTGGAGCTTTGGCCTTTATCGGGGCGGTGAAGGAGCTTCCCCTCACCCTCCTCCTCGCCCCCATGGGCTATAGCACCCTTTCCACCCGGGTTTTCAGTTACACTCAGGTAGCCATGTTCGCCGAGGCTGCCCCCTTCGCCCTAGCCATCGCCCTCCTCTCGGCGGCCTTCGTGGGGGTGTTGCTTTGGAGCGAGCGCCGCTTCTAA